The DNA region AACAGCGCAAAGCGGCGGCTCCCGTCCGGCTCAACCCCCTCTACACCTTCAAGACGTTTGTTCGCGGCAAGAGCAACGAATTCGCCTACGCGTCGTCGTTGCAGTCCGCCCTGAACCCCGGCACGAAGTACAATCCGCTTTACATCTACGGCGGCGTCGGTCTGGGGAAAACCCACCTGCTGCAGTCGATCAGCCAGTTCATCCTCGACAAACACCCCGATTGGAGCGTCCTTTATCTTTCGTCCGACCAGTTTGTGACGCAGATGATCTCCCGTATGCAAAAAGGGCAGATGGAGGAATTCCGGAACACCTTCCGCAACCTCGACGTGCTGCTTATCGACGACATCCAGTTCATCGCCGGGAAGCCCGCGACGCAGGAGGAGTTTTTCCACACGTTCAACGAGCTGTTCCACGCCGGCAAACAGATCGTCATCACCAGCGACCAGTTCCCCAAAGACATCAAAAAACTTGAAGACCGCCTCAGGAGCCGTTTCGCTTCCGGCCTGATCGCCGACATACAGCCCCCCGACCTGGAGACCAAGATCGCCATCATCCGCACCAAGGCGGAGGTCAACGGCTACAAGCTGCCGGAGGACGTGATCCACTTCCTGGCGGAAACGATCAAATCGAACGTCCGCGAGCTGGAAGGGTGCATGGCCCGCGTGGTCGCATTTTCATCGCTCAAG from Nitrospinota bacterium includes:
- the dnaA gene encoding chromosomal replication initiator protein DnaA, whose translation is MQNFWDNCKKELERRIDPHNFISHIEPITIAAITDDEVTLTVPSAFSQGWIERNHLRDIAEAVSRGAGGERKILFTVSAARTKEARAPIPVKAKQRKAAAPVRLNPLYTFKTFVRGKSNEFAYASSLQSALNPGTKYNPLYIYGGVGLGKTHLLQSISQFILDKHPDWSVLYLSSDQFVTQMISRMQKGQMEEFRNTFRNLDVLLIDDIQFIAGKPATQEEFFHTFNELFHAGKQIVITSDQFPKDIKKLEDRLRSRFASGLIADIQPPDLETKIAIIRTKAEVNGYKLPEDVIHFLAETIKSNVRELEGCMARVVAFSSLKGVPIDLVLARDVLHDVYSNAQKHIGIPQIQKAVTEYFGLKPNDLKSKNRSRNMTVPRQIAMYLCREVTDESLPQIGKVFGGRDHSTVIHAHQKIKKEVETNTKICSDITAVKKMLEL